The following are from one region of the Rhizobacter sp. AJA081-3 genome:
- a CDS encoding MoaD/ThiS family protein — MKITFKLYASLTQYLPADARYDNRVPLDLPEGSSVAQVIEPFGMPEKLVHLVLVNGTYVPPEERLSRVLQEGDVLAIWPPIAGG; from the coding sequence AAGATCACCTTCAAGCTCTACGCCAGCCTCACGCAGTACCTGCCCGCCGACGCGCGCTACGACAACCGCGTGCCGCTGGATCTGCCCGAAGGCAGCTCGGTGGCGCAGGTCATCGAGCCCTTCGGCATGCCGGAGAAGCTGGTGCACCTGGTGCTCGTCAACGGCACCTATGTGCCGCCCGAGGAGCGGCTGAGCCGCGTGCTGCAGGAAGGCGACGTGCTCGCCATCTGGCCGCCCATCGCGGGTGGCTGA